One window of the Magnolia sinica isolate HGM2019 chromosome 19, MsV1, whole genome shotgun sequence genome contains the following:
- the LOC131234874 gene encoding mitotic-spindle organizing protein 1A-like, whose translation MDPESARNARESLELVFQMSNILETGLDRHTLSILIALCDQGFNPEALAALVKEFRTNAPLPPPPSSPSSHHSLHHHHP comes from the coding sequence ATGGATCCGGAGTCGGCACGCAATGCGAGGGAATCGCTGGAGCTGGTGTTCCAGATGTCGAACATTCTAGAAACAGGGTTGGATCGCCACACGCTTTCCATCCTAATCGCCCTCTGCGACCAAGGCTTCAATCCTGAAGCCCTTGCCGCCCTCGTCAAGGAGTTCCGTACGAATGCCccactaccaccaccaccatcatctccATCATCCCATCAttcccttcatcatcatcatccctag
- the LOC131234375 gene encoding vesicle-associated membrane protein 727-like, which produces MSQRALIYSFVAKGTVVLAEHTSFSGNFSTIAVQCLQKLPSNSNKFTYSCDGHTFNYLVDNGFVFLVVSDEAVGRSLPFVFLERVKDDFMQRYGANISAAGPHPLADEDDEYLFEDKFDIAYNLDREFGPRLKEHMQYCIDHPEEMSKLSKLKAQITEVKGIMMDNIEKVLDRGERIELLVDKTESLQFQADGFQRQGRQLRRRMWLQNVRFKVMVGGAALALVIILWLMVCRGFKC; this is translated from the exons ATGAGTCAGCGCGCTTTGATATATAGTTTTGTCGCAAAGGGAACTGTAGTTCTTGCGGAGCATACATCGTTTTCTGGAAACTTTAGTACTATTGCCGTCCAATGCCTACAGAAGCTACCTTCAAACAGCAACAAATTCACTTACTCTTGTGATGGTCATACATTTAACTATCTTGTGGACAATGGGTTCG TTTTTCTTGTGGTTTCTGATGAAGCAGTTGGGAGGAGCTTACCTTTTGTGTTTCTAGAGCGTGTGAAGGATGATTTTATGCAGCGGTATGGAGCAAACATCAGTGCTGCAGGGCCTCACCCACTtgcagatgaagatgatgaatACTTGTTCGAGGATAAATTTGATATTGCATATAATCTTGACAGGGAATTCGG CCCTAGGCTTAAGGAGCATATGCAATATTGTATCGATCACCCAGAAGAGATGAGTAAGCTATCCAAATTGAAGGCTCAGATAACAGAGGTCAAAGGCATAATGATGGACAATATCGAGAAG GTTCTGGATCGTGGTGAGAGGATTGAACTTCTGGTGGATAAAACTGAAAGTTTACAGTTTCAG GCGGATGGGTTCCAAAGGCAGGGCAGGCAACTGCGGCGCAGGATGTGGCTGCAGAACGTAAGATTTAAGGTGATGGTTGGAGGGGCTGCCCTGGCACTTGTTATCATACTATGGCTGATGGTATGCAGAGGTTTCAAGTGCTGA